In the genome of Mytilus edulis chromosome 3, xbMytEdul2.2, whole genome shotgun sequence, one region contains:
- the LOC139516924 gene encoding WD repeat-containing protein 25-like, giving the protein MEALKTYDDDSDDSSSDDYNDSFQTKNCGIRIKDDAPTIIKDSSRIHVQKLKHDFFNLQESESDQEPETKSKIRKKENIEITVSSGETITVPDGRFWDPLPTEIKQSNDFDMSVKKACSRDKDFSYNYDQMSSGDSSKRQESKKLIKTDSNNIDWNNSENSNASYARNKVKNFYEANGVVQKSNDYNKNCNMDCGNSDKPTIKLFDIHGKIKPWLQRQNISCKIPRECEKSWKAHSGSVSTLKWNVKKFSHLLLSVSMDTTVKIWNVWNRQEPCVRLLHLHSKGVQDGDWNTSGTHIFTCSYDKSAVVTDIETGVSTMKCKHRNFVTCGKFHPVNDNIFLTGSLDEIAAWDTRQGEEPIHRYCYKDKIGQMQDIIFSKDGSEFFSTGDLVSRDSSDRNIMAWDFDNAVVKSNQIYQERYSCTCLKLHPTESNFLAQSHGNYIALFSASKPYKMCKSLRYEGHKLGGYKVGFDISPDGRYIVSGDSKGKLYCYNYKSGHLIQTLNTQLDVTLNVAFHPLLPSTLACCGWNGFIELWH; this is encoded by the exons atgGAAGCATTAAAAACTTACGATGATGACAGTGACGATAGTTCCTCTGATGATTACAACGATAGTTTCCAAACTAAAAATTGTGGGATAAGAATAAAAGATGATGCCCCTACCATTATAAAAGATTCGTCCAGGATACATGTGCAAAAACTAAAACATGATTTCTTTAACTTACAAGAATCAGAAAGTGACCAGGAACCTGAAACAAAATCTAAGATCAGAAAGAAGGAGAATATAGAAATTACTGTGAGTAGTGGTGAAACTATAACTGTTCCAGACGGTCGTTTCTGGGATCCATTACCTACAGAAATCAAACAGTCAAATGATTTTGATATGTCTGTAAAAAAAGCATGTTCTAGGGATAAGGATTTTAGTTATAATTATGATCAGATGTCCTCAGGTGATAGCAGTAAAAGACAGGAAAGtaaaaagttaattaaaactGATTCAAACAATATTGATTGGAACAACTCTGAAAATTCAAATGCATCTTATGCAAGAAATAAGGTTAAAAATTTCTATGAAGCGAATGGAGTAGTACAAAAATCAAATGACTATAATAAAAATTGTAACATGGATTGTGGGAACTCTGACAAACCaactataaaattatttgatattcatGGAAAAATAAAACCATGGTTACAAAGACAAAACATTAGTTGTAAAATTCCAAGGGAATGCGAAAAATCTTGGAAAGCTCATTCTGGTTCTGTTAGCACTTTAAAATGGAATGTAAAAAAATTTAGCCATTTATTGTTGTCTGTTTCTATGGATACCACAGTAAAAATATGGAATGTTTGGAACAGACAGGAACCTTGTGTTCGCTTACTTCACTTACACAGTAAAGGTGTTCAAGATGGTGATTGGAATACTTCTGGAACACATATCTTTACCTGCAGTTATGACAAGTCAGCTGTTGTAACAGATATTGAAACAG GTGTATCTACTATGAAATGTAAGCATAGAAATTTTGTAACATGTGGAAAGTTTCATCCAGTCAATGACAATATTTTCCTGACTGGTTCACTTGATGAAATAGCAGCATGGGATACCAGGCAAGGTGAAGAACCAATCCACAGATATTGCTACAAAGACAAAATAGGACAG atgcAAGATATAATCTTCAGTAAAGATGGTAGTGAGTTTTTTTCAACAGGGGATCTAGTTAGTCGTGATTCATCTGACAGAAATATCATGGCTTGGGATTTTGATAATGCTGTGGTCAAATCAAACCAGATATATCAG gaaaGATACAGTTGTACATGTCTGAAGTTGCATCCAACAGAATCCAACTTTCTAGCTCAGTCACATGGAAATTATATAGCATTATTCTCTGCTTCTAAACCTTACAAGATGTGTAAAAGTCTAAGATATGAAGGGCACAAA ctTGGAGGATACAAAGTGGGATTTGATATATCACCAGATGGACGATATATTGTTAGTGGAGATTCTAAGGGGAAACTATACTGTTACAATTATAAAAGTGGACATTTAATCCAGACTTTAAATACTCAATTAGATGTTACTCTTAATGTAGCTTTTCATCCATTATTACCGTCTACATTGGCCTGTTGTGGATGGAATGGCTTTATAGAATTATGgcattaa